In the genome of Yarrowia lipolytica chromosome 1B, complete sequence, the window CAATCACATAAGTCCCCAGAACCTGAACCAAGAATAGAACGAAGACATGAGGGTTTGTGAGATGAGGAGGGAGCCAAGGGAAGGCCTTCTTAAAGGTATTGATAGTTCTGTAAGCTGCAGAGAAAGAACCCAACAGCAGACAGGCGGTcaggaagaaggagaccTGTCGAGTGATGGACTCAATATCCGTCTTGGAGTACACGTAGGATAACATATGAGCCAGAGTGATTGCCAGAGCATCAGTttcagtcacgtggactGGTTGAGGAGTGGAGAAGTTGAGGAAAGATGACAGGTTGGCTCGCCGGAAGTAGGGGTTGTTAATAACCACCACGTTGAACAATCTGTACACACAGTACAAAGAGAAGACGAGGTTAGCCATGTTCCACATCTTTCCATAGGTAGTTTCTGCGAGGCTGTTGAGTCGAGCTGTTTCTTGCAGCTCTGCGAGTTCCTTCTCCAGGTCCTGCTTCACCTTACCCAGCATTTCGATCTCGGTTTCTTGCTCATTCTTACCGCTTCTCATGGAGTCCATGAACCGAGAGACGATGGAGGTAGAACTCTGGGAGGTAGTGATGGCGACCTGAGGGGTTTTCTCGGCCAGCAACACAGATACATGGTCGATAGCGGCTTCGGTTCGGCTGATGACTGCGGGACTAACGTACTTACTCTTAGCCAGGAAGACGTTGTAGGGAGAAGAGACGGCTCCAAAACCAGACAGAACAGCAATAGCAGACACTCCGATGAAGGCAACCCGGCCAGAGACCTCCTGTAGTAAGGATCGGGAGAAATTCGACCAGTCCGAGTTAAAGAGGTTCAGGACAcgctcatctccatgaAGGGGAAGCTGGGCTCCGAGCTTGTAGAACAGAAAGAGCCaggaaaaaagacaagAGGCTGTGGCGAGACCGACGCTGAGTTGCGACGTCAACAGAGTGGAAAACAACATGTGCAGTTGCAGGGCAGGTACCACCACAACAATGAATGCCAGAGTGACTGGCATGATCATTTTCCACCAGCTAAGAGTTGTAGCTGGGTCAAACCATCCACAAACCTCGGCCAACACAAGTTCCATGATGAGAATCGAAAGAACCACACCCATTGTGGCAGTGATGCGGCTGCGCTTCTTGCTGTAAGACGACTCACTTTGAGAGCTCGCGTCGCTCAACAGCAGAGGATAaccatacttgtagaccCAGATGGCGGATATCGAGGCCGTCAGTAGCAGTGGTATCGACGATAGCAGTAAGGAAATTGCGGCAAACATGTTTCTAGCGTTGGCGGAGAGGCTAGATGTGATGCGCAGGTACACAGGACTAAAAGGGTAGGATTTGCGCGTTGCAGATGATACACATTTCTTTCGatcagggttagggtacGGATGGAGGTTGGGTTGGGGGCGAACAAACACACGTTCTCAACGTGACATTATGGAAGAGATGATGGTATATGGGGTTTGGGGATTTACGGAGAATGAGAACAACAGAGGTTCCGGTGTGCTGTTATTGGCATGTAGCCAGTTCTACCTGTACTCTAAGCCTTGGTTGGTTATCGACTGATCATCTACAGAAATTACGTGCCCAGTTAATTGCACCCAACATCGTCCATGCATGATGTTTATTTTTAGATATCGTCCTGATGAGTTGC includes:
- a CDS encoding uncharacterized protein (Compare to YALI0B16478g, similar to Saccharomyces cerevisiae YHR078W; ancestral locus Anc_5.365, weakly similar to uniprot|P38799 Saccharomyces cerevisiae YHR078w hypothetical protein singleton), encoding MFAAISLLLSSIPLLLTASISAIWVYKYGYPLLLSDASSQSESSYSKKRSRITATMGVVLSILIMELVLAEVCGWFDPATTLSWWKMIMPVTLAFIVVVVPALQLHMLFSTLLTSQLSVGLATASCLFSWLFLFYKLGAQLPLHGDERVLNLFNSDWSNFSRSLLQEVSGRVAFIGVSAIAVLSGFGAVSSPYNVFLAKSKYVSPAVISRTEAAIDHVSVLLAEKTPQVAITTSQSSTSIVSRFMDSMRSGKNEQETEIEMLGKVKQDLEKELAELQETARLNSLAETTYGKMWNMANLVFSLYCVYRLFNVVVINNPYFRRANLSSFLNFSTPQPVHVTETDALAITLAHMLSYVYSKTDIESITRQVSFFLTACLLLGSFSAAYRTINTFKKAFPWLPPHLTNPHVFVLFLVQVLGTYVIATTVMIRSNLPNEMSSAISTALGAPLDVGFVETWFDSLFLLVCILTAAALIFVSAERDLDDGDVIMESKFV